From one Sulfurovum sp. UBA12169 genomic stretch:
- a CDS encoding phosphate acyltransferase has translation MIKIAIDAMGGDFGPEPIIDGVVQALESEKFLPILVGKKAEILALLPQYYHEKVQIVESSDVISMSDQATNALRRKESSIYKAVELVRDHEADAVVSAGHSGATMSLATLRIGRLPHISKPALATLMPSVIQTKTLVLDVGAVVDCTPKNLYEFGVMGEAYAKEILKVASPRVGLLANGEEDSKGNALTKEAFKLLKGLNGFVGNVEGRDIFNGHVNVVVCDGFTGNILLKTSEGVVSTIFALMKQHIRKSLPAKIGALMMKKKVFGNMKKQVDYAEYGGAPLLGINGCVIISHGSSNSKAIKNAIFQAIRYTESNVNKTIEALLDENK, from the coding sequence ATGATTAAAATTGCAATAGATGCAATGGGTGGGGATTTCGGTCCCGAACCCATCATTGATGGTGTGGTTCAGGCACTTGAAAGTGAAAAGTTCCTTCCTATACTGGTTGGAAAAAAAGCAGAAATACTCGCACTTCTTCCACAATATTATCATGAAAAAGTCCAAATTGTTGAGTCATCTGATGTTATCTCTATGAGTGACCAAGCGACCAATGCACTCAGAAGGAAAGAGTCCTCTATCTATAAGGCAGTCGAATTGGTGCGCGATCATGAGGCGGATGCAGTTGTTTCTGCGGGACACAGCGGGGCCACAATGTCTTTGGCTACCTTGAGAATAGGACGTTTGCCTCATATTTCAAAACCGGCACTTGCCACATTGATGCCAAGTGTAATTCAGACAAAGACGCTTGTACTTGATGTTGGCGCCGTGGTGGACTGCACACCAAAAAACCTTTATGAGTTCGGTGTTATGGGAGAGGCTTATGCCAAAGAGATACTCAAAGTTGCTTCTCCAAGAGTAGGGCTTCTTGCTAACGGAGAAGAAGACAGCAAGGGAAATGCTCTCACAAAAGAAGCCTTTAAGCTGCTTAAGGGATTAAACGGTTTTGTGGGTAATGTCGAAGGGCGTGATATTTTTAACGGCCATGTCAACGTTGTCGTGTGTGACGGTTTTACCGGAAATATTTTACTCAAGACAAGCGAAGGGGTTGTTTCTACTATTTTTGCATTGATGAAACAGCATATTCGAAAATCGCTGCCTGCCAAAATAGGCGCTTTGATGATGAAGAAAAAAGTATTTGGCAATATGAAAAAACAAGTTGATTATGCCGAGTATGGCGGAGCACCGCTTTTGGGTATAAACGGATGCGTGATTATCAGCCATGGAAGTTCAAACTCAAAAGCAATTAAAAATGCAATATTCCAAGCCATAAGATATACTGAATCCAACGTAAATAAAACGATAGAAGCTCTTCTAGACGAAAATAAATAG
- the rpmF gene encoding 50S ribosomal protein L32, giving the protein MAVPKRRVSHTRSAKRRTHYKLTLPMPVKDADGTWRMPHHMNMTTGEYKTKA; this is encoded by the coding sequence ATGGCAGTACCTAAGAGACGTGTGAGCCACACAAGATCAGCAAAAAGAAGAACACATTATAAACTGACACTACCAATGCCGGTAAAAGATGCAGATGGTACATGGAGAATGCCTCACCATATGAATATGACTACCGGTGAATATAAAACAAAAGCGTAA